In one window of Rhinoderma darwinii isolate aRhiDar2 chromosome 7, aRhiDar2.hap1, whole genome shotgun sequence DNA:
- the CCDC18 gene encoding coiled-coil domain-containing protein 18 isoform X2 produces the protein MESSASRYQKKRVYGKSLNSVNKPSMQPENTSRDLGRFSSDSGDERSLSRAPLVLTLEDLGQPSHCAPKQKNAMFSTGGDFLRTGRDQTASLRNAEHENKKLRDKLFSLQEQNAALTLQNHSLRNRIESVQLEVTKCKSKPSPKQTFDVHVYESAFGFRASRIPELEEQVASLEAESEAQEKALRITEDKLVESHHKMAEKEQVLQKFKEGLEKMKLELYESNKLCKRAEKQRNEALLNAEELTRAFQQYKKNVAEKLEKVKTEGDLIKKNFQNCEREREELLEKCKNLENELENIKEHLRNFMYEKTDEKEKQRNVEMKNLELISLLTQSNQRVLRLESDLENKEKVLKDNRTLLHENKELKEHLEEIVSLNKSKLCGSELVDIKPVPKKKNDSSDLELLRNHIPENINKLDPDDSGSLIAGLRAKLSKKEAENQELQAKLFSATSSHALDTEPVKLTSHESEVEKCLHLESMSKQLQEENERLMETVKELKRKLGKAQGETANTKLSMAQRTSQFQLIQEELLAKASKTTKLEQEMIKKSLKITSLQKLLEEKTEAYSYAAARNGRLEEELMDFKAQIHHLEENITKEHQEVLLEFEKSKNMHLDQHNELLKQIEHLNCQLEMKNLEVAEHEVTINRLQEDTASKQLQLESLENMLVEARKELELHRKGTVDRMKVLENQVEIEAMKVKQLESALAVCKEELGLYLQQMEVHRESFENQSKKKSEEVQCLQKELKIRSQSLEEITEENVRSQQTLQRQQQMLQQATARIGDLEDTQAELEKQISKLEFELEKQRSSSHVDMKAAEEKLQVANQELTCKAHQVHELSDTVNQVKAELDLCIEKLSQSERQRMSATIDGESKSDKLCQLELMLQRTQIDVNDKSQLVALLQERVAVAESDLIRKGEVELELRNNTKLVEELQETLAKTHLSVEEKELIIQTLRDELRTCKDELEEKDHELLDLDQALKDRNWELKQRAAQLTQLDMSIRGHKDELQQKIIQLESSLKKSELDTRDHINQISALDEKLQQTRGQLHEKDFELLQKDQHVCQLKKENEKKQKTITEMEMVSTYLQMLMLLQNQLLPLVPTRCRTCDLGQQVRLSQECMRFGHSELVETRQQLAEAQKESDRLTHRLEEIDLMSREELQHLKQDLEDAQDTNANLKTELEARNEVIKATNEVLILKESELTRLKARISAYERSLTLKNIPNPSSLPPDVFGDCHALESYKLPDSHWDMCHSLSDLSLSDVSSIDFKNKIEDLKNLVLSDSPLTRVPSDQDVGVPSDNLNETSFNPLEYNVDDHCAITSDSPDLGTLSGMLKYIKEEMKLTEGLQAHNPNRNK, from the exons AATTGTTTAGCCTTCAGGAACAAAATGCTGCTTTGACATTACAAAACCACTCGCTTAGGAATCGAATAGAATCTGTGCAGCTGGAAGTTACAAAGTGCAAATCAAAGCCATCACCCAAGCAAACTTTTGAT GTCCATGTTTATGAATCTGCTTTTGGATTTCGTGCATCCAGAATCCCGGAGCTTGAGGAACAGGTTGCAAGCCTGGAAGCAGAATCTGAAGCACAAGAGAAGGCCCTGAG GATTACTGAAGATAAACTTGTTGAAAGTCACCACAAAATGGCAGAAAAAGAGCAAGTTTTACAAAAATTCAAAGAGGGACTGGAAAAAATGAAACTGGAGCTCTACGAATCTAATAAATTATGTAAAAG GGCTGAAAAACAAAGAAACGAAGCACTACTGAATGCCGAAGAATTGACTCGAGCTTTCCAGCAATACAAGAAGAATGTTGCTGAGAAGCTAGAAAAG GTTAAGACAGAAGGAGATCTGATTAAAAAGAATTTCCAGAACTGCGAAAGAGAACGAGAAGAATTGctggaaaagtgtaaaaatctggaGAATGAACTTGAAAACATCAAAGAGCATTTAAG AAATTTCATGTACGAAAAGACGGATgagaaagagaagcagagaaatgtTGAGATGAAAAATCTAGAGCTCATTTCTCTCCTGACACAGTCCAACCAGAGGGTTCTAAGACTTGAGAGTGATCTGGAAAATAAAGAGAAAGTGCTTAAGGACAACAGAACTCTTCTGCATGAAAATAAGGAATTAAAAGAGCACCTTGAAGAAATAGTAAGCCTGAACAAAAGTAAGCTTTGTGGTTCAGAATTAGTGGACATCAAGCCCGTGCCCAAAAAAAAG AACGACTCTTCAGATCTTGAACTTCTAAGAAATCACATACCTGAAAATATAAATAAGTTAGATCCTGATGACAGCGGATCACTCATCGCAGGGCTGAG GGCAAAATTGTCAAAGAAAGaagctgaaaatcaagagcttcaAGCTAAACTTTTCAGTGCAACTAGCAGTCACGCTCTGgacaccgaacctgtaaaattaaCTTCACATGAATCAG AAGTAGAGAAATGCCTTCATCTAGAGTCCATGAGCAAACAGTTACAAGAAGAGAATGAAAGACTGATGGAAACTGTGAAGGAATTGAAGCGGAAACTCGGTAAAGCCCAAGGTGAAACGGCAAACACCAAGCTCTCCATGGCTCAGAGAACCAGCCAGTTTCAGCTCATACAGGAAGAACTACTGGCGAAAGCTTCAAAAACAACCAAGCTAGAACAGGAA ATGATAAAGAAATCTTTGAAGATTACCTCTctccagaaattattggaagagaAGACTGAGGCTTACTCATATGCTGCAGCTAGGAACGGCAGGCTGGAGGAGGAACTAATG gaTTTCAAAGCTCAAATACATCACTTGGAGGAAAACATTaccaaagaacaccaagaagttCTCTTGGAatttgaaaaatcaaaaaatatgcaCCTGGATCAACACAATGAACTCCTGAAACAGATTGAACAT CTCAATTGTCAGCTGGAAATGAAGAACTTGGAAGTGGCTGAACACGAGGTTACCATCAATAGGCTTCAAGAAGACACCGCATCAAAACAACTGCAGCTGGAGTCTCTGGAGAACATGCTGGTGGAAGCAAGGAAG GAACTTGAGCTTCACCGAAAAGGCACGGTTGACAGAATGAAAGTACTAGAGAACCAAGTAGAGATTGAAGCTATGAAG gtTAAACAGCTAGAATCGGCCTTAGCGGTTTGTAAAGAAGAATTAGGATTATATTTACAGCAGATGGAAGTTCACAGAGAAAGTTTTGAAAATCAGTCCAAGAAAAAGTCTGAAGAG GTTCAGTGTTTACAAAAGGAACTAAAAATAAGAAGTCAAAGCCTTGAGGAAATCACTGAAGAGAATGTGCGTTCACAGCAAACCCTGCAACGGCAGCAGCAGATGTTACAGCAGGCAACGGCCCGTATTGGAGATCTAGAAGACACCCAGGCAGAGCTGGAAAAACAG atctCCAAATTAGAATTTGAACTTGAGAAACAAAGATCATCGTCTCACGTAGATATGAAAGCAGCCGAGGAGAAACTTCAGGTTGCTAATCAGGAGTTAACTTGCAAAGCTCATCAGGTTCATGAGTTAAGTGATACTGTGAA TCAGGTAAAGGCTGAATTGGACCTTTGCATTGAAAAACTGAGTCAATCGGAAAGACAGCGGATGTCGGCCACTATTGATGGGGAGTCAAAGAGCGACAAATTATGTCAACTGGAGTTGATGTTACAAAGGACTCAAATTGATGTGAATGATAAAAGCCAGCTTG TGGCTTTGTTACAAGAGCGAGTGGCCGTTGCTGAGAGCGATCTGATTCGAAAAGGTGAAGTGGAACTGGAATTGCGCAACAATACAAAACTTGTTGAGGAGCTTCAAGAAACGCTCGCAAAGACACACCTGTCAGTGGAAGAGAAGGAATTGATCATACAAACCCTTAGAGATGAATTAAG AACATGCAAGGATGAGCTGGAAGAGAAAGACCATGAGCTGCTTGACTTGGACCAGGCCCTAAAAGACCGGAACTGGGAGCTAAAACAAAGAGCAGCACAA CTCACTCAGTTAGACATGAGCATTCGGGGACACAAAGACgagctgcaacagaaaatcattcAGCTTGAAAGTTCCTTGAAGAAATCTGAATTAGACACAAGAGACCATATTAACCAG ATTTCAGCTCTTGATGAAAAACTACAACAAACACGGGGTCAGCTGCATGAAAAAGATTTTGAGTTATTACAAAAAGACCAACATGTATGTCagctaaaaaaagaaaatgagaaaAAGCAGAAAACCATAACCGAGATGGAGATGGTAT ctacttacctgcaaatgctgatgctgctgcagaatcaactgttgcctctggtgccgacacgatgcaggacctgtgatctcgGCCAGCAAGTGAGGCTGTCACAGGAGTGCATGCGTTTCGGTCACTCAGAGCTCGTGGAAACCCGACAGCAGCTGGCTGAAGCTCAGAAAGAATCAGACAGGCTTACACATAGACTGGAGGAAATAGATCTTATGTCCAGAGAAGAG CTGCAGCATTTGAAACAAGATCTGGAGGATGCTCAAGATACAAATGCTAATTTAAAAACTGAACTTGAAGCTAGAAACGAAGTCATTAAAGCAACTAATGAAGTGTTGATCCTGAAG gaATCTGAGTTGACCAGATTAAAAGCTCGTATTTCTGCATATGAAAGATCACTTACTCTCAAAAATATACCAAATCCCTCCTCTCTGCCCCCTGATGTATTTGGTGACTGCCACGCACTGGAATCCTATAAACTTCCAGATTCGCACTGGGACATGTGTCATTCTTTAAGTGATCTAAGTCTTTCAGATGTTAGTTCAATAGACTTCAAAAATAAGATTGAAGACCTGAAGAACTTGGTCCTGTCTGATTCTCCACTAACAAGGGTTCCCAGTGACCAGGATGTCGGTGTACCATCGGACAACTTGAATGAAACTTCATTTAACCCTCTAGAGTACAATGTTGATGATCATTGTGCTATCACATCTGATTCTCCAGATCTCGGCACTCTTAGCGGTATGCTTAAATATATTAAAGAAGAGATGAAATTAACTGAAGGCCTGCAGGCCCATAACCCAAACCGGAATAAATGA
- the CCDC18 gene encoding coiled-coil domain-containing protein 18 isoform X1 → MESSASRYQKKRVYGKSLNSVNKPSMQPENTSRDLGRFSSDSGDERSLSRAPLVLTLEDLGQPSHCAPKQKNAMFSTGGDFLRTGRDQTASLRNAEHENKKLRDKLFSLQEQNAALTLQNHSLRNRIESVQLEVTKCKSKPSPKQTFDVHVYESAFGFRASRIPELEEQVASLEAESEAQEKALRITEDKLVESHHKMAEKEQVLQKFKEGLEKMKLELYESNKLCKRAEKQRNEALLNAEELTRAFQQYKKNVAEKLEKVKTEGDLIKKNFQNCEREREELLEKCKNLENELENIKEHLRNFMYEKTDEKEKQRNVEMKNLELISLLTQSNQRVLRLESDLENKEKVLKDNRTLLHENKELKEHLEEIVSLNKSKLCGSELVDIKPVPKKKNDSSDLELLRNHIPENINKLDPDDSGSLIAGLRAKLSKKEAENQELQAKLFSATSSHALDTEPVKLTSHESEVEKCLHLESMSKQLQEENERLMETVKELKRKLGKAQGETANTKLSMAQRTSQFQLIQEELLAKASKTTKLEQEMIKKSLKITSLQKLLEEKTEAYSYAAARNGRLEEELMDFKAQIHHLEENITKEHQEVLLEFEKSKNMHLDQHNELLKQIEHLNCQLEMKNLEVAEHEVTINRLQEDTASKQLQLESLENMLVEARKELELHRKGTVDRMKVLENQVEIEAMKVKQLESALAVCKEELGLYLQQMEVHRESFENQSKKKSEEVQCLQKELKIRSQSLEEITEENVRSQQTLQRQQQMLQQATARIGDLEDTQAELEKQISKLEFELEKQRSSSHVDMKAAEEKLQVANQELTCKAHQVHELSDTVNQVKAELDLCIEKLSQSERQRMSATIDGESKSDKLCQLELMLQRTQIDVNDKSQLVALLQERVAVAESDLIRKGEVELELRNNTKLVEELQETLAKTHLSVEEKELIIQTLRDELRTCKDELEEKDHELLDLDQALKDRNWELKQRAAQLTQLDMSIRGHKDELQQKIIQLESSLKKSELDTRDHINQISALDEKLQQTRGQLHEKDFELLQKDQHVCQLKKENEKKQKTITEMEMVCLNRCYNILLCKKKH, encoded by the exons AATTGTTTAGCCTTCAGGAACAAAATGCTGCTTTGACATTACAAAACCACTCGCTTAGGAATCGAATAGAATCTGTGCAGCTGGAAGTTACAAAGTGCAAATCAAAGCCATCACCCAAGCAAACTTTTGAT GTCCATGTTTATGAATCTGCTTTTGGATTTCGTGCATCCAGAATCCCGGAGCTTGAGGAACAGGTTGCAAGCCTGGAAGCAGAATCTGAAGCACAAGAGAAGGCCCTGAG GATTACTGAAGATAAACTTGTTGAAAGTCACCACAAAATGGCAGAAAAAGAGCAAGTTTTACAAAAATTCAAAGAGGGACTGGAAAAAATGAAACTGGAGCTCTACGAATCTAATAAATTATGTAAAAG GGCTGAAAAACAAAGAAACGAAGCACTACTGAATGCCGAAGAATTGACTCGAGCTTTCCAGCAATACAAGAAGAATGTTGCTGAGAAGCTAGAAAAG GTTAAGACAGAAGGAGATCTGATTAAAAAGAATTTCCAGAACTGCGAAAGAGAACGAGAAGAATTGctggaaaagtgtaaaaatctggaGAATGAACTTGAAAACATCAAAGAGCATTTAAG AAATTTCATGTACGAAAAGACGGATgagaaagagaagcagagaaatgtTGAGATGAAAAATCTAGAGCTCATTTCTCTCCTGACACAGTCCAACCAGAGGGTTCTAAGACTTGAGAGTGATCTGGAAAATAAAGAGAAAGTGCTTAAGGACAACAGAACTCTTCTGCATGAAAATAAGGAATTAAAAGAGCACCTTGAAGAAATAGTAAGCCTGAACAAAAGTAAGCTTTGTGGTTCAGAATTAGTGGACATCAAGCCCGTGCCCAAAAAAAAG AACGACTCTTCAGATCTTGAACTTCTAAGAAATCACATACCTGAAAATATAAATAAGTTAGATCCTGATGACAGCGGATCACTCATCGCAGGGCTGAG GGCAAAATTGTCAAAGAAAGaagctgaaaatcaagagcttcaAGCTAAACTTTTCAGTGCAACTAGCAGTCACGCTCTGgacaccgaacctgtaaaattaaCTTCACATGAATCAG AAGTAGAGAAATGCCTTCATCTAGAGTCCATGAGCAAACAGTTACAAGAAGAGAATGAAAGACTGATGGAAACTGTGAAGGAATTGAAGCGGAAACTCGGTAAAGCCCAAGGTGAAACGGCAAACACCAAGCTCTCCATGGCTCAGAGAACCAGCCAGTTTCAGCTCATACAGGAAGAACTACTGGCGAAAGCTTCAAAAACAACCAAGCTAGAACAGGAA ATGATAAAGAAATCTTTGAAGATTACCTCTctccagaaattattggaagagaAGACTGAGGCTTACTCATATGCTGCAGCTAGGAACGGCAGGCTGGAGGAGGAACTAATG gaTTTCAAAGCTCAAATACATCACTTGGAGGAAAACATTaccaaagaacaccaagaagttCTCTTGGAatttgaaaaatcaaaaaatatgcaCCTGGATCAACACAATGAACTCCTGAAACAGATTGAACAT CTCAATTGTCAGCTGGAAATGAAGAACTTGGAAGTGGCTGAACACGAGGTTACCATCAATAGGCTTCAAGAAGACACCGCATCAAAACAACTGCAGCTGGAGTCTCTGGAGAACATGCTGGTGGAAGCAAGGAAG GAACTTGAGCTTCACCGAAAAGGCACGGTTGACAGAATGAAAGTACTAGAGAACCAAGTAGAGATTGAAGCTATGAAG gtTAAACAGCTAGAATCGGCCTTAGCGGTTTGTAAAGAAGAATTAGGATTATATTTACAGCAGATGGAAGTTCACAGAGAAAGTTTTGAAAATCAGTCCAAGAAAAAGTCTGAAGAG GTTCAGTGTTTACAAAAGGAACTAAAAATAAGAAGTCAAAGCCTTGAGGAAATCACTGAAGAGAATGTGCGTTCACAGCAAACCCTGCAACGGCAGCAGCAGATGTTACAGCAGGCAACGGCCCGTATTGGAGATCTAGAAGACACCCAGGCAGAGCTGGAAAAACAG atctCCAAATTAGAATTTGAACTTGAGAAACAAAGATCATCGTCTCACGTAGATATGAAAGCAGCCGAGGAGAAACTTCAGGTTGCTAATCAGGAGTTAACTTGCAAAGCTCATCAGGTTCATGAGTTAAGTGATACTGTGAA TCAGGTAAAGGCTGAATTGGACCTTTGCATTGAAAAACTGAGTCAATCGGAAAGACAGCGGATGTCGGCCACTATTGATGGGGAGTCAAAGAGCGACAAATTATGTCAACTGGAGTTGATGTTACAAAGGACTCAAATTGATGTGAATGATAAAAGCCAGCTTG TGGCTTTGTTACAAGAGCGAGTGGCCGTTGCTGAGAGCGATCTGATTCGAAAAGGTGAAGTGGAACTGGAATTGCGCAACAATACAAAACTTGTTGAGGAGCTTCAAGAAACGCTCGCAAAGACACACCTGTCAGTGGAAGAGAAGGAATTGATCATACAAACCCTTAGAGATGAATTAAG AACATGCAAGGATGAGCTGGAAGAGAAAGACCATGAGCTGCTTGACTTGGACCAGGCCCTAAAAGACCGGAACTGGGAGCTAAAACAAAGAGCAGCACAA CTCACTCAGTTAGACATGAGCATTCGGGGACACAAAGACgagctgcaacagaaaatcattcAGCTTGAAAGTTCCTTGAAGAAATCTGAATTAGACACAAGAGACCATATTAACCAG ATTTCAGCTCTTGATGAAAAACTACAACAAACACGGGGTCAGCTGCATGAAAAAGATTTTGAGTTATTACAAAAAGACCAACATGTATGTCagctaaaaaaagaaaatgagaaaAAGCAGAAAACCATAACCGAGATGGAGATGGTATGTTTAAACAGAtgctacaatatactattatgtaaaaaaaaacactga